The Pogona vitticeps strain Pit_001003342236 chromosome 7, PviZW2.1, whole genome shotgun sequence genome segment gggtcagaagaccaagcagtcataagatcgaatccacgtgacggagtgagcgcccgtcgcttgtcccagctcccgccaatctagcggttcaaaagcacacaaatgcgagtagattaatagggaccacatcggtgggaaggtaacagcgttccatgtctaagtcgctctggccatgtgaccacggaagattgtctttggacaaaacgctggctttatggcttggaaatggggatgagcaccgccccctagagtcgaacacgactggacaaaaattgtcaaggggaacctttacctttaccttaaattagatataaagctgtgttatggatctggaaccacctttaataaaaatgttactagaagactgttaaaagaacaataattagaagaattttatataatatgagagtaatattatgatagtggtcatattgtgtactaaaatctgtatgtgaatggtttgaatgcttgaaagatgtttggaattgggggggacaaccaggaaaacactgagatgtaaaaaacaaataattgtaagcaaaatatgtaacacgatgtctgataagcacaaaacaatgtagatagaccgGAAAACTAATCAAATGTTTAAAACAAGAATGGCCCTTTTGCACCATTAACGTATCCATTTACTTTTATCCCACCTGACCACTGCAGGCATTGTGCCCATGAACTCATGCGAGGCTCTCCAGAAGTGGGCTGCAATCTGGGAGAGCTAGGACTGAAACAAACCTGCTCGTTTTTTAAGGCCACAAAAGTGTGCTACACACAGCACAGGTTTCAGTGTTCAACAGTAGCAACGCCAAGCAGGCAATGAGGAATACAAACAAAACAGCAGGTCTAACCTGCAGTAATGCCAGAGTTTGAGAAAGTGGCTTTTTGGATTTCTTTGGAAAGCAAGGGGGGAAACTCGGGAGCGAGCCGCAGGGCAGTCTTCTGTCAGTTTTTCGTCACTCAGTCTATGTGGCCGGCGTGACGAGGTACGCGAAGCGCCGGCTCGGCCGCTGGTGCCGCTCTGGCCTCTTCCCGCTCTCTTCCTCGTCGCCGCGATGCTTCGGCGCTAGTCTCGCGAGAGCAGGGAGGTCTCCGCGGTCGCTGGGGCGACGAGGCGCCGCGATGGCGAAAAGCAGCCTGGCTTCCTTCAAGCGACACCAGCGGCGGCGGAAGCGGCGGCGGCTGCCGCTGCCCCGGCGACCGGGGCCCCGAGAGCCTCCGGAGGCGGTGTCGGCCGAGGGCCCCGAAGACGCCTGGCGGGACTTCGCCGCCTCTTTCGTGGCCGCCGGGCTGGTGGCGCCTCCGCCGCCCGACGAGGAGCCGGAGCCGCCGGGAGAGAGCCTGGCGGCCGCTGCCGAAGCCCACGAAGGCCGCGCGGCCCTCCTTTGTCTCCGGGGGCAGGTGaggcggggcgggggcggggccATGCAGAGGAGAGGGCGGGGCTTCCACTGGGGGCGGGTGCTCCAGGATTGCCTCCTGGAGGCACCTAACAACCCTGTGGGGTAGGACAGGCTAGAAGAAGGAGGGACATCCGAccctgtttctctttctggccAGCTCTTTCTCAGTcccatcttcacaacaacccagtGAGGCAGACCAGGCAAAGGGGGGGCTTgggagaatttgaacccagacgTAGCCAGTGCTCCAGGCAGAGTGCCCTGCCTTTCCAGAGGACCTGTGAGAGTGAGCTCCCTGGTCTTTGGCAGCCCTGCCTGTTTGTAGAGGTCTGCTTAATGGCTGCTGGGAGAATTTGACTGCCTCTCCTGGAGGGCTTGAAGGGGAGGAAGTGGGTGGGAAGGCTCTGGGTGGGTGAAATGAGGTTACcagggtggtggaggaggtgcctttatttatttatttattcaatttatatgccgcccacactacccagaggtcctTTGAATTTCAAGTTTTCCTGTCTCTCAGGGTTGGGTGCTTTGCAAGGAAAGGTGGTGGAAGGAGCCTTTGTGCACATGTTCCGCACCCAAGCCCAGTCacgtttcccattcccttccacaGACCCTGACGTTCACCGGCAAGTGTTGCTTGACATGTTTGTATGGCTCCGTGGAGGTGTTGGGGTTCACCATCACTCCCGACCAGCCCCCCTACCACCTCTTTTCCCCCCATACCCACTGTGCCCTTACCATGAAAGCCATCGCCTACAAGGAGCCAGAGAAACCGGAGAAGGAGATGAAGAGGGAGGCCAGGTCCATCCTTCGAGCACACCACGTACCCCAAGGTGGGTCAGACCTTGCCATCTCTGTGGCTCCTGAGGGATCTAAGAGGAAGTCAGGATGCTTTGTGctgttgccaccttctggggACTGAGTTATGCCAGGGGAAATATTTTGCAGATACAGTAGCCCGTGTGGCTACACAGGGTGCATATGCACACCCAAGCACATTTGGAGAGAGTGCGAAGCTGGCTGTCTTCCAATCTCCGGCTGGGGACGCAGTGGCTCTCCTCTGTAGCCCTGGGCTGGACCTCTGTCTGCCAGGGGTTTCTGAGATTTCCACTTCACTCTAGCCAAATCCCACCAGCTCCCAGGAGAGTTGTGGGGTTGCGGGATTATGTGACAGCTTTGGAAGGTGTGTGTTATAGGGTCCAGGAGTCTTAACTGTCAGCTGAGCTTATGTATGTATGcttttattacctgatgttagccgcctagagtggtcctgagttggctagataggcgggatataaataaaataaaataaaataaaataaaataaaataaaataaataaataaataaataaataaataaataaataaataataataataataataataataataataataataataataataataataataataataataataataataataataataataatgggggaGCTGGTTTTGAGACTTCCGTAGGAAAAGTGCCCTATAGTAACAAACGGTGTGAATGCTGGTGCTGGGTAGTAGTCGGCAAGACCTGGATTTGAGAAGGTGTAGGAGCAAGATGCAGAGTCTAGCAAGTAAGCAGGGGAGAGCACCTGTCATCTTTTTGCCCAGTGAAGAGACTTGACAGGAGGGTTCTGTTTAGCAGAGCAAGTTTAAGACATCTGGGCAGGCGCAAATCTCTTCACTCTGGAAGTAACCCAAGAGGTACACATAGATGTTTTTATAAAATGCACCAGACCAAACTGGCACTGATAATGTTGGTCTTTGTGGAGGAATTAACAGGAAACAGAAGAGCAGTCTTTTCAGAAATACGGCTGTCATTGCTCCTCCACAACTGTTCGTGGAAGAAGCTTCCAGCATTCTGGAGTGGGCGCTGTAAAAGCCTCACCTCTGCCCGTCTCTCTCCAATTGTGCCATATTTCAGGACTGGAGTGGAAAGCCTCTGAAGCTAGTGAACACAAACCTCTTGTAAGAATTGCAAGGAAGACCgaatggaactccttgccatttAGTGGAGTGTTGGGTTCAAGTCTGAAGGTTTCCAGGAATGGAGAAGCCCCAGCTGAGACCACATAGGGTGATGCCCCTGTTAAAAGTTTCCTCTCCCCATGAAGGGCAGTGAAGGCCAAGCAAAAAGCTTGTGTGGTTGTCTCTCTTTCAGACCTGGCCTGCAACTTAACTGCTTCATCTGTTGTCTTTGCAGACGCCAGACGCAAGCTGATGAAAAAATTTGCTCCTCAATGTTCTATTGTGTTGCTGGAACATCTGGATACACCAGTGACAAGGTTCCTTCTCAGCCACCCCAGTTTCTCCCACATGTTCAGAGCAAAAGTAAGTTTGGCCACATGTGTGGTCTTTGGGGCCAATATGCAGCAAATGGAAACTGGCAGCTCTCAGATACCCTAACATAACATGTTCATTGTGTATAATGTCTGTAATAATTAGCTTATCATTTTCATGGTTTAGGTGATCTATTTCCATTGACAGACATTTCAACCACTTTTGCTAACTTTTTGGTTAAACCTTGGCAGTAAAGTTATCCCAGTATACTATTGATCAGGTCTGAGTTGGTATTATATCTCTGATCTTTTGCCTGATAGTAAACGTGGCGCTTTGTTGCAAACAAGTAGATTTGCTTTTCAGATGTTTGCAAGGAGCCCCTACACGTACCGTGTGACTCCAATCTATtctgaaaatgaaacatttctgctgACACTGGCCAAAGGCCCATCTGAGCCATTCTCCACTTCCCAGCGTGATCAGCCAGATGGCTCTGAGAAACCCAGGAGAAGGGCATGAAGGGAAGACAGACCACCTTCCAACAACATTTACTAGCCATTGTATCTGTTTACTAACCCACTGGAGGCCGGCAGAGGGTAGACATAGCCCTTTGTTGCTTCTCATCCTAAGAGGAAAGGCTCAGCTGCCCACTTGTCTCCTGTGCCACTCCTCCCTGAGCAGGGTGTTCTCCGTGAGCGCTTTATTGCAGCAGATTGCTTTGCAAAAAACAGCCGATAGTCTCACAATGGAAGTAAGCTTTCCCTCGGACCCCCTGCATTCCTTTGTGCTTCCTGCTCCCTGACTTTTACAGTTGCAGCCTTCCAGGAAATGCTTTCTCATCCCTAGAAAGAAAAGGTCCCCTGTTTCAGCCTGGAAGACGAAGCACTAGCTTCTGTCGGCGTTGGGAGGCTGGCTCTGGAGAACGGCCTGCTGGTGTCGGGAAGCATGCTTTTGGCGATTGAGGAGTTGCTCCAGGCCTGTCAAGGTGAGTGCTCAGAATCAGGAGGTGCTCCCCGGGGGTGCTGTGGCCAGAACACGAACAAATGAAGACTTTTCATGAGAGAGCTAAGTGGGGAAAGGATCCCAGCAAGGCAGCGTTATATCAACAGAGAAGGTCTCCCATCAAGGGCCTGGAGGAAGTGATGGGCCCACCTCGATTCTGGAGGTGCTGAGGTTGCATGAACAGCTCTGTAAGGTTTTCTTGTATTTCTCCAAAGGTTGTGCATAGGCACCCCACTTCATTGTGGGCCTCCTGCAAGAATCATGTTGAGATTGCACAGGTCTCAGATAGCGCAGGGGTGATCCCACCATGTGTTTGCTTTTCAGAGGAGGACGAAGGCTGCCCTGTCATCTTAGTTTGTGGCCCCAAAAGTGTGGGCAAGTCCACCTTCAACAGATACCTGATTAATCTCTTGCTGAATCGGTGAGTGAGGCCAGACCCGTGAGGGCCAAAACAATGGACCAGGCCTGCCGGGGTGGTTAGAGAGGGGAATACACCCACACCCTCCATCCTTGCCTCACCTTTCCTGAAGGTTAAGGTGTCTTGTCATCATATCTGCTGTGCAGGATGTGATTCCTCTAACCTTGGCTTGGTCTCCACGACAGGATTAGCCTCTTAACTTCCCCCTTTGTagctttcctgtttttttttttctgcatgtgATTAAAAACAAGGGCACGCTACACTTAGTGGAACGCCTTGAGTTTTTAGCATCAGGATATTGCTTGCTTGTGATGTTTGGAAGAATATTGCAAACCCTTTTTTTGCATTGAGAGATTTAAGTCTAATGAATTCGCTCTAAACTGTTTGGGGCGAAACCCCACAAGGAAGACTTCCATAGTCTGCCAGTAATAACCCCGGGCACATCTTCTCACCTCTTAAAAGGCATGAGAACAGGGGCGGAGGTTTGGATTGGTAATATCTTCTGCCAGAGCCGGTGTGTAGCCTTAGGTCCGGCTTTTGCTGGCAGGCCGGCGTAGCGAGAGGCAGTCCTCCTGCTCTTCATTCGGGCCTCAGGGCCATGTCTTAAtacttctccttttctctttttcaaaattaaTAGGCTTCCCTGTGTTGAGTATTTGGAATGTGACCTGGGGCAACCTGAGTTCACACCTCCTGGGTGTATTTCCCTCATTAACGTGACAGAACCACTGCTGGGTAGGTGCTTTATAAAGGGTTTGCTGAAGGGGAGGGAGGACCATTCAGTCCCCGCATGAGGGGGACCTTGTCTTGAGGGTTCTGGGTTTCCAGAAGGCTCGAGATAAACTGGAGGGAAGGACTGGATTAGTATGAAAGGAATCTGTGGAGgaaaaacagggagggagggcagcccAAACCACTGCTGAAATGCGCTCCGTACAACCCAGGCGTTGGCTTAGTTCTGTCCGGCCGGTCTTCTTCCTCGGCAGGTCCTCCATATACTCACCAGCGCAGACCGCACAAAATGATGTACTTTGGGGAAACGAGTTGTGAACAGGACACTGAGAGATACATTGACACCGTCAAAGCTGTGTTCACTGCCTATGAGAGAGATGTTCCCCTAGTGGTGAACACTATGGGATGGGTCAAAGGTGAGGACGTCCACAACTTTTGTCTCTTGTGACAGGCTCCCCTTTTCCCTCGACGCATTGGAGAGCACGGGGCACCAAACTAAGGGGGTCTTGTAGGCTCCAGAGGCTGGGGGAAGCAGAGGCTGAAAAGTAGGGAAAGAAGCCGCTTCCTTTCCATGGTGGGGGCCATGGAGAAGTGCCTTTGGGTGACAGGGagggaatcggggggggggggctcctggggCGTCCCCTGCTCTTATCTGTCCTTCTCAAGTATATTTGCATGTCCCACTTTGCAGGAGAGGCAGGTGTTTTGTTCCCCCGGGATGGTCAGAGTCAGCTGATCTGGGGGGGGCAGCATAGCTGGtctgggagagggagggggaaagaaaggagcATCTCaagattttgggtttttttttctgagtttctGTGAACCTGTAGAGGATGCCCATTTGGGGCTTGGAGGCAATGGCAGAGGAAGAGTGGGGCCCTGGTCCTGGGAGAACCCCTAGCGGGTCGATCGGCTGTATCGGTATAATTCCGGGTAGATGTTTTATTTCTGTAGAATGTTTGGAGATTATTTTTGGTGAGGAAAGGCAGGTGCAAGAGATGATAGTCGGGGGACATGGCACCCTGCAGCAAAAAGGCCTGTTGTCTGAGCTATGTTGTGATTCTGTGGGAGCAGGATGTAAGATTTGGGGAACTCACTCATGGCCAGGAAATGCAAGCTTTTATTCTTTTCTACCCTTCTTTAAAGATAGGTTTCTAGTTTGCAAGGTGCATGCAAGCCCACTGGTATGCATTTAAACAATACCTCCTGA includes the following:
- the NOL9 gene encoding polynucleotide 5'-hydroxyl-kinase NOL9 — its product is MAKSSLASFKRHQRRRKRRRLPLPRRPGPREPPEAVSAEGPEDAWRDFAASFVAAGLVAPPPPDEEPEPPGESLAAAAEAHEGRAALLCLRGQTLTFTGKCCLTCLYGSVEVLGFTITPDQPPYHLFSPHTHCALTMKAIAYKEPEKPEKEMKREARSILRAHHVPQDARRKLMKKFAPQCSIVLLEHLDTPVTRFLLSHPSFSHMFRAKKEKVPCFSLEDEALASVGVGRLALENGLLVSGSMLLAIEELLQACQEEDEGCPVILVCGPKSVGKSTFNRYLINLLLNRLPCVEYLECDLGQPEFTPPGCISLINVTEPLLGPPYTHQRRPHKMMYFGETSCEQDTERYIDTVKAVFTAYERDVPLVVNTMGWVKGTGLLLLIDIIRLLSPSHVVQISAEDFKDVPQLTLEYVCGAAGLHTRRKGPSTAKRLKSEAEDVGQCWSHRDFRLPPSAHKLLCVQPQFPGAGLAGSVRTHSSTLRDLAVLGYLGLLQPSDSESVLPLHGLVPYQVPFGAVALKVLHVDVAPAHILYALNASWVGLCQVQEELPSQAEGPVLLTQTPICDCLGFGIVRGVDMDKKLYYILSPVAPESLRLVNCLLVGNISIPNSVFLNQVGIEGEVPYVTSEYNFDISGAGKLKMKKHLKRREHSQS